Proteins encoded within one genomic window of Streptomyces sp. NBC_00523:
- a CDS encoding ATP-dependent helicase, translating into MSTSSTTRHSPHRHARPGTTGPYRLVRTLPGSVEPPLLDAAQRAVVDHPGGPLLVLAGPGTGKTTTLVEAVAARIARGADPARLLVLTFSRKAAVELRDRMAARLGAARGPQATTFHSFCYALVRAHQDADLFADPLRLLSGPEQDVTVRDLLAGQLELEKEGRPHISWPDELRACLTTRGFADEVRAVLARSRELGLGPDALAAFARRTGRPDWGAAARFLAEYLDVLDAQGVLDYAELVHRAVLLAERPEVSAQLAGAYDAVFVDEYQDTDPAQVRLLHALAGNRGSAPGGGGGRDLIAFGDPDQSIYAFRGADVNGILDFPEMFRRADGAPAPVGVLTTSRRSGDRLLAATRLLTRRMPLTRLPSAKVRAHRELGAVREGGSVEAYTYPTASTELDNIADLLRRAHLEDGVPWSEMAVLVRAGGRTLPSLRRALTSAGVPLEVDGDDLALRHEPAVGPLLTALRAVAEAAVRGAGGDGDAADTPDTPDTPDTPDTPEAPGPPASSWLDTETALTLLASPLGAMDAADLRRLGRALRDEERAAGNKVPAPSGELLARALAEPEHLVAHDPAYARGAQRLGALLRTARELLEAGGTAEEALWALWSGTPWPGRLERAALRGGTAGRNADRDLDAVCALFETAARAEERTGGRGALNFLEEVDAQDIAADTLSRRAVRPDAVRLMTAHRSKGLEWRLVVVAGVQEGLWPDLRRRGSLLEADRIGRDGLAEPLTPGALLAEERRLFYVAATRARERLVVTAVKAPADDGDQPSRFLAELGVEPRDVTGRPRRPLSVAALVAELRATTVDPAASDALREEAARRLARLAALTDDDGQPLVPSAHPYRWWGLYEPTRSAVPLRDRDQPVTLSGSALDQLANTCALQWFLGREVKADAPATAAQGFGNVVHVLADEVASGRTPADLAVLMERLDSVWDGLVFDAPWKSRQEKEQARAALERFLRWHVMDRAGRTPVASEHDFDVTLEAGEYEVRIRGSMDRVERDAEGRAYVVDFKTGKQSPTRDEVHRHPQLAVYQLAVREGAVDDAFGGTRPEPGGAELVQLRQPAPKKEGGDAAPKVQAQAPPDGEWVSDLLATAAGRVLDERFTPTTGQHCGHCSFKASCSAQPEGRHVLE; encoded by the coding sequence CCGGTACGGGCAAGACGACGACGCTGGTGGAAGCCGTCGCCGCGCGCATCGCCCGGGGTGCCGACCCGGCCCGCCTGCTGGTCCTCACCTTCAGCCGCAAGGCCGCCGTGGAGCTGCGCGACCGGATGGCCGCCCGGCTCGGCGCCGCCCGGGGCCCGCAGGCCACCACCTTCCACTCCTTCTGTTACGCCCTCGTCCGCGCCCACCAGGACGCCGACCTCTTCGCGGACCCGCTGCGGCTGCTCTCAGGCCCGGAGCAGGACGTGACCGTCCGCGACCTCCTGGCCGGTCAGCTCGAACTGGAGAAGGAGGGGCGCCCGCATATCAGCTGGCCCGACGAGCTGCGCGCCTGCCTGACGACGCGCGGCTTCGCCGACGAGGTACGCGCGGTGCTCGCCCGCAGCCGTGAGCTGGGCCTCGGCCCGGACGCCCTCGCCGCCTTCGCCCGGCGCACCGGCCGCCCCGACTGGGGCGCCGCCGCCCGCTTCCTCGCCGAATACCTCGACGTGCTGGACGCCCAGGGCGTGCTGGACTACGCGGAGCTGGTGCACCGCGCGGTGCTGCTCGCGGAGCGCCCCGAGGTGTCGGCGCAGCTGGCGGGGGCGTACGACGCGGTCTTCGTGGACGAGTACCAGGACACGGACCCCGCCCAGGTGCGGCTGCTGCACGCGCTGGCCGGGAACCGGGGCAGCGCCCCCGGGGGCGGCGGCGGGCGCGACCTGATCGCCTTCGGTGACCCGGACCAGTCGATCTACGCGTTCCGGGGCGCCGACGTGAACGGCATCCTCGACTTCCCGGAGATGTTCCGGCGCGCGGACGGCGCACCCGCCCCGGTCGGCGTCCTCACCACCTCCCGCCGCTCCGGCGACCGGCTGCTCGCCGCCACCCGGCTGCTCACCCGGCGGATGCCGCTCACCAGGCTGCCGTCGGCGAAGGTCCGCGCCCACCGCGAACTCGGCGCGGTCCGCGAGGGCGGCTCCGTCGAGGCGTACACCTACCCGACCGCCTCCACGGAGCTGGACAACATCGCGGACCTGCTGCGCCGGGCGCACCTGGAGGACGGGGTGCCGTGGTCCGAGATGGCGGTGCTCGTCCGCGCCGGAGGCCGTACGCTGCCCTCCCTGCGCCGGGCCCTGACCTCGGCGGGCGTCCCCCTGGAGGTCGACGGCGACGACCTGGCCCTGCGCCACGAACCGGCGGTGGGCCCGCTCCTGACGGCCCTGCGCGCGGTGGCGGAGGCGGCGGTGCGCGGGGCGGGCGGGGACGGGGACGCGGCGGACACCCCGGACACCCCGGACACCCCAGACACCCCGGACACCCCCGAAGCCCCCGGGCCCCCCGCCTCCTCCTGGCTCGACACCGAGACCGCGCTCACCCTGCTCGCCTCGCCCCTCGGCGCGATGGACGCCGCCGACCTGCGCCGCCTCGGCCGCGCCCTGCGGGACGAGGAGCGCGCCGCCGGGAACAAGGTGCCCGCGCCCTCCGGTGAGCTGCTGGCCCGGGCGCTCGCCGAGCCGGAACACCTGGTCGCGCACGATCCGGCGTACGCCCGGGGCGCCCAGCGCCTGGGCGCGCTCCTGCGTACCGCCCGCGAGCTGCTTGAGGCGGGCGGCACCGCCGAGGAAGCCCTGTGGGCGCTGTGGTCCGGCACCCCGTGGCCGGGCAGGCTGGAGCGGGCGGCCCTGCGCGGGGGCACCGCGGGGCGCAACGCCGACCGCGACCTCGACGCGGTGTGCGCGCTGTTCGAGACCGCCGCCCGCGCCGAGGAGCGCACCGGCGGCCGGGGCGCCCTCAACTTCCTGGAAGAGGTGGACGCCCAGGACATCGCGGCCGACACCCTCTCCCGCCGCGCGGTCCGCCCCGACGCCGTCCGGCTGATGACCGCCCACCGCTCCAAGGGCCTGGAGTGGCGCCTCGTCGTCGTCGCGGGCGTCCAGGAAGGGCTGTGGCCGGACCTGCGCCGCCGGGGCTCGCTCCTCGAAGCGGACCGGATCGGCCGCGACGGGCTCGCCGAGCCGCTGACGCCCGGCGCCCTCCTCGCGGAGGAACGGCGGCTGTTCTACGTGGCGGCGACCCGCGCCCGCGAGCGCCTGGTGGTCACGGCGGTCAAGGCCCCCGCCGACGACGGCGACCAGCCCTCCCGCTTCCTCGCCGAGCTGGGCGTCGAACCCCGCGACGTCACCGGCCGCCCGCGCCGCCCGCTGTCCGTCGCCGCGCTCGTCGCCGAGCTGCGCGCCACCACCGTGGACCCGGCCGCGTCGGACGCGCTGCGCGAGGAGGCCGCCCGCCGCCTCGCCCGGCTCGCGGCGCTCACCGACGACGACGGCCAGCCGCTCGTACCGTCGGCGCACCCGTACCGCTGGTGGGGCCTGTACGAGCCGACCCGCTCGGCGGTGCCGCTGCGCGACCGGGACCAGCCGGTCACCCTCTCCGGCAGCGCGCTCGACCAGCTCGCCAACACCTGCGCGCTCCAGTGGTTCCTGGGCCGCGAGGTGAAGGCCGACGCGCCCGCGACCGCCGCCCAGGGGTTCGGGAACGTCGTCCACGTTCTGGCCGACGAGGTGGCCTCCGGCCGTACGCCCGCCGATCTGGCCGTCCTCATGGAACGGCTCGACTCGGTCTGGGACGGGCTCGTCTTCGACGCCCCCTGGAAGTCGCGCCAGGAGAAGGAGCAGGCCCGCGCCGCCCTCGAACGCTTCCTGCGCTGGCACGTCATGGACCGGGCCGGACGCACCCCCGTCGCCAGCGAGCACGACTTCGACGTGACGCTGGAGGCGGGGGAGTACGAGGTGCGCATCCGGGGCTCGATGGACCGCGTCGAGCGCGACGCCGAGGGCCGCGCCTACGTGGTCGACTTCAAGACCGGCAAGCAGTCCCCGACGAGGGACGAGGTCCACCGCCACCCCCAGCTCGCCGTTTACCAGCTGGCGGTACGGGAAGGCGCGGTCGACGACGCCTTCGGCGGTACGCGGCCGGAGCCGGGCGGCGCCGAACTCGTACAGCTGCGCCAGCCCGCCCCCAAGAAGGAGGGCGGCGACGCCGCGCCCAAGGTGCAGGCGCAGGCACCGCCGGACGGCGAGTGGGTCTCCGACCTGCTGGCGACCGCGGCGGGCCGGGTCCTGGACGAACGGTTCACACCGACGACCGGCCAGCACTGCGGCCACTGTTCCTTCAAGGCGTCGTGCAGCGCGCAGCCGGAGGGCCGGCACGTCCTGGAGTGA
- a CDS encoding SAM-dependent methyltransferase encodes MSADASAPDATELRKRIDTTKAHPARVYDVFLGGKDNYPADREAAAMALAANPRGYLTVRHNRDFMRRAVTLTANEGIRQFLDVGTGLPTQQNVHQIAQRVAPESRVVYVDNDPVVLVHAQALLTSGPEGRTDYIEADLRDPDRILEAARRTLDFDRPVTLVLAAVTHFIEDETAYPVVKQLVDALAPGSVLVLSNVSSDLNQEQVGSITKGFKERGFAMVRRSYAQMERFVTDNGLELLEPGIVPVHRWRPERVVDLPEAESPDPEFVAGLDELDRTRYQDINDVTDADVSVYGLVARKN; translated from the coding sequence ATGAGCGCCGACGCATCCGCCCCTGACGCCACCGAGCTCAGGAAGCGCATCGACACGACGAAGGCGCACCCCGCGCGGGTCTACGACGTCTTCCTCGGCGGCAAGGACAACTACCCGGCCGACCGCGAGGCCGCGGCCATGGCGCTGGCCGCCAATCCGCGCGGCTACCTCACCGTGCGGCACAACCGGGACTTCATGCGGCGGGCGGTCACCCTCACCGCGAACGAGGGCATCCGGCAGTTCCTGGACGTCGGCACCGGGCTGCCCACCCAGCAGAATGTGCACCAGATCGCGCAGCGCGTCGCGCCCGAGTCGCGCGTCGTCTACGTGGACAACGACCCGGTGGTCCTCGTGCACGCGCAGGCCCTGCTGACCAGCGGCCCCGAGGGCCGCACCGACTACATCGAGGCGGATCTGCGGGACCCGGACCGGATCCTGGAGGCGGCCCGCCGCACGCTGGACTTCGACCGCCCGGTCACCCTGGTCCTCGCGGCCGTGACCCACTTCATCGAGGACGAGACGGCCTACCCGGTCGTGAAGCAACTGGTCGACGCGCTGGCCCCCGGCAGCGTCCTCGTCCTGAGCAATGTCAGCTCGGACCTCAACCAGGAGCAGGTCGGCAGCATCACCAAGGGCTTCAAGGAGCGCGGCTTCGCCATGGTGCGCCGGTCGTACGCCCAGATGGAACGCTTCGTCACCGACAACGGCCTGGAACTCCTGGAACCCGGCATCGTCCCCGTGCACCGCTGGCGCCCGGAGCGTGTGGTGGACCTGCCGGAGGCCGAGAGCCCGGACCCCGAGTTCGTGGCGGGTCTGGACGAGCTGGACCGTACGCGCTACCAGGACATCAACGACGTCACCGACGCCGACGTCAGTGTGTACGGCCTGGTGGCCCGTAAGAACTGA